ACGAGGGAACGCGCATCAACATGACCCTGGTCTTCTCGCTCAGCCAGGCGCTGTTAGCGGCCAAGGCCGGCGCATCCTTCATTTCCGTCTTTGTCGGTCGAGTAGACGACGCATCGGGCGACGGCATGAAAACAGTGGCCGATGTGGTCAACATGATTGAGGATTACGACTTCGACAGCGAGGCGCTGGTCGCCAGCATTCGACATCCCATGCATGTGGTCGAGGCGCTGCGCGTTCGGGCGCACATCTCCACCATGCCCTACTCGGTGCTCAAGCAACTGTTCCAGCATCCTTTGACCGACATCGGCGCGGAGCGATTTCTGGCCGATTGGAACGCCGCCGGGCTAAAGATCTTTGAGGAAGCGGGCGCTCGCTGACCGATGCTCAAAATCCAAGACCTCCATGTCCATTACGGCGCCATCCACGCGCTCAAAGGCATCAGTCTGGAGGTTGGGCAGGGCGAGATCGTAACCATCATCGGCGCCAACGGCGCGGGCAAAAGCACCTTGCTACGAGCGATTTCCGGACTGATCAAGCGATCGTCCGGCTCTATTAATTACAGCGGTCAAGAGATTTCCAAAACGCCCTCTCATCAGATCGTGCGGCGGGGCCTGATCCATGTGCCGGAGGGTCGGCGCATCTTTACCCAAATGACGGTCTACGAGAACCTGCTCTTGGGCGCCTTCGCCCGAAAAGACGGCGATCTAAAGGCCGACATCGACCGCATCTGCAGCACGTTTCCCCGCCTTCGCGAGCGGTTTGGCCAACGCGCAGGCACGCTATCGGGCGGAGAGCAACAGATGCTTGCTATTGGCCGCGGGCTGATGTCTCGACCCAAGCTCCTCATGTTAGACGAGCCTTCGCTCGGCCTCGCGCCGTTCCTAGTCAAGGAGATTTTCAACATCATCGAATCGATCAACAGCCAAGGCATCCCGGTGCTATTGGTCGAGCAGAACGCGCATCGCGCCTTAGAGA
This genomic window from Armatimonadota bacterium contains:
- the fsa gene encoding fructose-6-phosphate aldolase, producing the protein MKLFVDTGSVEEVRQAAQWGVLDGVTTNPSLIAKSGKGFRETVLSMCAILPEGAISAEVVAVDTDGMLKEGREIRSWAPNIVVKIPMTSAGIAATRILSDEGTRINMTLVFSLSQALLAAKAGASFISVFVGRVDDASGDGMKTVADVVNMIEDYDFDSEALVASIRHPMHVVEALRVRAHISTMPYSVLKQLFQHPLTDIGAERFLADWNAAGLKIFEEAGAR
- a CDS encoding ABC transporter ATP-binding protein, with amino-acid sequence MLKIQDLHVHYGAIHALKGISLEVGQGEIVTIIGANGAGKSTLLRAISGLIKRSSGSINYSGQEISKTPSHQIVRRGLIHVPEGRRIFTQMTVYENLLLGAFARKDGDLKADIDRICSTFPRLRERFGQRAGTLSGGEQQMLAIGRGLMSRPKLLMLDEPSLGLAPFLVKEIFNIIESINSQGIPVLLVEQNAHRALEIAHRGYVIETGKIVLADDAKALLKNPAVQEAYLGGA